In Humulus lupulus chromosome 7, drHumLupu1.1, whole genome shotgun sequence, the following are encoded in one genomic region:
- the LOC133788888 gene encoding protein CHLORORESPIRATORY REDUCTION 42, chloroplastic isoform X2: protein MNMATSSFSVSKLPPCSKLGPPKTTSSSNFKLNNYYYNSCSAYHTRKKVFPAASIIKCDSSSSKDESPKKTHSKLGIGSPIVVVEAPKTVKTAASIPCLRINHGLINPGDVGRIVSRKPKDVWAIRLSIGTYLIDGKYFKPLELDQ, encoded by the exons ATGAACATGGCAACATCTTCATTTTCAGTAAGCAAGCTCCCTCCATGCTCAAAGCTTGGACCCCCCAAAACTACTTCAAGCTCTAATTTCAAACTcaacaactactactacaacAGTTGTTCAGCTTACCATACTAGAAAAAAAGTGTTCCCAGCAGCAAGCATAATAAAGTGCGATTCTTCTTCTTCAAAAGATGAGAGTCCCAAGAAAACCCATTCGAAACTGGGAATAGGATCTCCAATTGTGGTGGTTGAGGCTCCTAAGACCGTCAAAACCGCTGCCTCAATTCCCTGCCTTAGAATCAACCATGGCTTAATCAACCCCGGTGATGTTGGAag AATTGTGTCAAGAAAGCCAAAGGATGTCTGGGCAATCCGTTTAAGTATTGGCACTTACCTAATAGACGGTAAATATTTTAAGCCCTTGGAGCTtgatcaataa
- the LOC133788888 gene encoding uncharacterized protein LOC133788888 isoform X1, giving the protein MNMATSSFSVSKLPPCSKLGPPKTTSSSNFKLNNYYYNSCSAYHTRKKVFPAASIIKCDSSSSKDESPKKTHSKLGIGSPIVVVEAPKTVKTAASIPCLRINHGLINPGDVGRWLKRSCSYLLELDHLDNGCSACIVKLIISNLPLIVSRKPKDVWAIRLSIGTYLIDGKYFKPLELDQ; this is encoded by the exons ATGAACATGGCAACATCTTCATTTTCAGTAAGCAAGCTCCCTCCATGCTCAAAGCTTGGACCCCCCAAAACTACTTCAAGCTCTAATTTCAAACTcaacaactactactacaacAGTTGTTCAGCTTACCATACTAGAAAAAAAGTGTTCCCAGCAGCAAGCATAATAAAGTGCGATTCTTCTTCTTCAAAAGATGAGAGTCCCAAGAAAACCCATTCGAAACTGGGAATAGGATCTCCAATTGTGGTGGTTGAGGCTCCTAAGACCGTCAAAACCGCTGCCTCAATTCCCTGCCTTAGAATCAACCATGGCTTAATCAACCCCGGTGATGTTGGAag GTGGTTAAAGAGATCCTGCTCCTACCTCCTCGAGCTCGACCATCTTGACAATGGGTGTTCTGCTTGTATTGTCAAACTCATTATATCGAACTTACCCCT AATTGTGTCAAGAAAGCCAAAGGATGTCTGGGCAATCCGTTTAAGTATTGGCACTTACCTAATAGACGGTAAATATTTTAAGCCCTTGGAGCTtgatcaataa